A region of Phycisphaeraceae bacterium DNA encodes the following proteins:
- a CDS encoding sigma 54-interacting transcriptional regulator, with protein sequence MTPPPEHPDASSPPISTLGELRASGYRPRSVKAELRENTIAALREKRSIFPGIVGYERTVVPAVIDAILAQHDTLLLGLRGQAKTRILRAMVNLLDEWVPIIAAEGCELPDDPVAPVTLTGRDAVAALGDSTPVRWLHRSERYLEKLATPDVTVADLIGDIDIIKHAQGYTLADERSMHFGLIPRANRGIFVINELPDLAPRIQVALFNVLEERDIQIRGYPVRLNLDVCLMFSANPEDYTNRGRIVTPLKDRIGSVVRTHYPSDTKEAMRITRENAFVEREGARVRVPAVMHEILEETVSQARKSSHINQASGVSVRASIALLESLISAAERRALSTGEGEVVPRICDTGYLPAACRGKIELMLSEDGASGDGKSTEDRLIEALLGEAVKRVVSRLMPLSEVDTITEGFTKGMRLQLGDDISASDAIASMEHVEGLLSAAKTIAKKAGMDPSNEQDLACAGELALEFLYVNNRLSKLGGSMYAR encoded by the coding sequence ATGACGCCCCCTCCCGAGCATCCCGACGCGTCATCCCCGCCGATCAGCACACTGGGGGAACTCCGGGCGTCGGGGTATCGCCCCCGCTCGGTGAAAGCGGAACTGCGCGAGAACACCATCGCGGCCCTGCGCGAGAAGCGATCAATCTTCCCGGGGATCGTGGGCTACGAGCGCACCGTCGTGCCGGCGGTGATCGACGCGATCCTCGCGCAGCACGACACGCTGCTGCTGGGGCTGCGAGGGCAGGCCAAGACGCGCATCCTGCGCGCGATGGTGAACCTGCTCGACGAGTGGGTCCCGATCATCGCCGCCGAGGGCTGCGAACTGCCCGACGACCCCGTCGCGCCGGTGACGCTGACCGGTCGCGACGCCGTCGCGGCGCTGGGCGATTCGACGCCGGTGCGCTGGCTGCACCGCTCGGAGCGGTACCTCGAGAAACTCGCGACGCCGGATGTGACGGTCGCGGACCTGATCGGCGACATCGACATCATCAAGCACGCGCAGGGCTACACGCTGGCGGATGAGCGTTCGATGCACTTCGGGCTGATCCCGCGCGCGAACCGGGGGATCTTCGTGATCAACGAGTTGCCCGACCTGGCGCCGCGGATCCAGGTGGCGCTGTTCAATGTGCTGGAGGAGCGCGACATCCAGATCCGCGGGTACCCGGTGCGTCTGAATCTGGATGTGTGCCTGATGTTCTCGGCGAACCCGGAGGACTACACGAACCGCGGAAGGATCGTGACGCCGCTGAAGGACCGCATCGGGTCGGTGGTGCGCACGCACTACCCGAGCGATACGAAGGAGGCGATGCGGATCACGCGCGAGAACGCGTTCGTGGAGCGTGAGGGCGCGCGGGTGCGCGTGCCGGCGGTGATGCACGAGATCCTGGAAGAGACGGTGTCGCAGGCGAGGAAGTCGTCGCACATCAACCAGGCGTCGGGCGTGTCGGTGCGCGCGTCGATCGCGCTGCTGGAGTCGCTGATCTCGGCGGCGGAGCGCCGGGCGCTCTCGACCGGCGAGGGCGAGGTCGTGCCGCGGATCTGCGACACGGGGTATCTGCCGGCGGCGTGCCGCGGCAAGATCGAACTGATGTTGTCGGAAGACGGCGCGTCGGGCGACGGGAAGTCGACGGAGGACCGTCTGATCGAGGCGCTGCTGGGCGAGGCGGTGAAGCGCGTGGTCTCGCGCCTGATGCCGCTGAGCGAGGTGGACACGATCACCGAGGGGTTCACGAAGGGCATGCGCCTGCAACTGGGCGACGACATCTCGGCGTCGGACGCGATCGCGTCGATGGAGCATGTCGAGGGCCTGCTCTCGGCGGCGAAGACGATCGCGAAGAAGGCCGGCATGGACCCGTCCAACGAGCAGGACCTGGCGTGCGCGGGGGAACTCGCGCTGGAGTTCCTGTATGTGAACAACCGGCTGAGCAAACTGGGCGGGTCGATGTACGCTCGCTGA
- a CDS encoding RNA polymerase sigma factor encodes MSTEGGDTNLTALLRRTRRGDEAAARELLARLGPSLRLYARSILRDAQLAEDAAQAALVSLFDTPVREVDSVRDAQAWLLTLTRRRAVSMLRTRARGARRDASHRSASLTLVGADADHDLAALRGAIVSLPRKMREAVALTHACGLSIDRAAEAMGASRNSVAWWRREAHARLRAALDPDTTPPRALEHTDHA; translated from the coding sequence ATGAGCACCGAAGGCGGCGACACCAACCTCACCGCCCTCCTCCGGCGAACCCGCCGGGGCGACGAGGCCGCGGCACGCGAACTCCTCGCGCGTCTCGGCCCGTCGCTGCGTCTCTACGCGCGCTCCATCCTCCGCGACGCACAACTCGCCGAGGACGCCGCCCAGGCCGCCCTCGTCTCCCTCTTCGATACCCCCGTTCGCGAGGTCGACAGCGTCCGCGACGCGCAGGCGTGGCTGCTGACGCTGACCAGGCGGCGCGCGGTCTCGATGCTGCGCACGCGTGCGCGCGGCGCGAGGCGCGACGCGTCACACCGCTCGGCGTCGCTCACGCTCGTCGGGGCCGACGCCGACCACGATCTGGCCGCGCTGCGCGGCGCGATCGTCTCGCTCCCTCGCAAGATGCGCGAAGCGGTCGCCCTCACCCACGCCTGCGGCCTCAGCATCGACCGCGCCGCCGAGGCCATGGGCGCCAGCCGCAACAGCGTCGCGTGGTGGCGACGCGAGGCCCACGCCCGGCTCCGCGCCGCCCTCGACCCGGATACAACCCCGCCCCGCGCTCTGGAGCACACCGATCATGCCTGA